In Pseudomonas fluorescens, one genomic interval encodes:
- a CDS encoding MFS transporter: MTSLASNRGSLIFLAITLLSFLAASTAPTPLYHLYQDQLHFSAAVLTLIFGVYALSLLAALLTVGSLSDHLGRKPVIFTAVLLNAIAMLLFISADSVAWLISARVLQGFATGMATAVLSATLLDTDRQQGPLINSVAPLLGMALGSMGCGLLAEFAPAPLQLTYWLLLALFVLQAVYVWRLPESVTPQAGAWASLRPTLHVPVQARSTLWRVLPLNTATWALGGFFASLAPSLVRTATGSTSNLIGGATVSALTVTGALMIFTLRNRPAGKALQIGASLLPIGVLLILLGVHSASLALFFLGTLVAGCGFGSGFLGAVRSLVPLALPHERAGLMSAYYALSYLAFCLPALLAGHLTRTYGLLVTTDGYGAGLIVLAVAALLLSLRPQAVKACSTP; the protein is encoded by the coding sequence ATGACCAGCCTTGCTTCCAACCGTGGCAGCCTGATTTTTCTGGCGATCACCTTACTGAGTTTTCTCGCCGCTTCCACGGCGCCGACGCCGTTGTATCACCTGTATCAGGATCAACTGCACTTCTCGGCAGCAGTGCTGACCCTTATTTTCGGCGTGTATGCGCTGAGTCTGCTGGCGGCGCTGCTGACGGTCGGATCGCTGTCCGATCACCTGGGACGTAAACCGGTGATCTTCACTGCCGTGCTGCTCAATGCGATAGCGATGTTGCTGTTTATCAGCGCCGACAGTGTTGCCTGGCTGATCAGCGCCCGCGTATTGCAGGGTTTTGCCACCGGCATGGCCACCGCTGTTTTGAGCGCGACGCTGCTCGACACCGACCGTCAGCAAGGGCCGTTGATCAACAGCGTCGCACCGTTGCTCGGTATGGCGCTGGGCAGCATGGGCTGTGGTTTGCTGGCCGAGTTCGCCCCGGCGCCGTTGCAATTGACCTACTGGCTGCTGCTGGCGCTGTTTGTGTTGCAGGCGGTGTACGTCTGGCGTCTGCCGGAAAGCGTCACTCCACAAGCAGGGGCCTGGGCTTCGCTGCGGCCAACCCTGCATGTGCCGGTTCAGGCGCGTTCGACCTTATGGCGTGTGCTACCGCTGAACACCGCAACCTGGGCCCTCGGCGGCTTTTTTGCCTCGCTGGCGCCGTCGCTGGTGCGCACCGCCACGGGCTCGACGTCGAACCTGATCGGCGGCGCGACTGTCTCGGCGTTGACCGTGACCGGGGCGCTGATGATTTTCACTTTGCGCAATCGTCCCGCCGGCAAAGCCCTGCAAATCGGCGCCAGTCTGCTGCCTATCGGCGTGCTGCTGATTTTGCTCGGCGTGCACAGCGCCAGTCTGGCGCTGTTTTTCCTCGGCACACTGGTCGCCGGTTGCGGCTTTGGCTCGGGTTTCCTCGGCGCGGTGCGCAGTCTGGTGCCGCTAGCCCTGCCGCATGAGCGGGCCGGTTTGATGTCGGCGTATTACGCGTTGAGTTATCTGGCGTTCTGCCTGCCGGCGTTGCTCGCTGGGCATTTGACCCGCACTTACGGTTTGCTGGTGACTACCGACGGCTACGGTGCCGGATTGATCGTCCTGGCCGTCGCCGCGCTGTTGCTCAGCCTGCGCCCGCAAGCAGTGAAGGCTTGCAGCACTCCATAA
- a CDS encoding cupin domain-containing protein → MKIIRSKSFTAERAWGALDIANMNGITTRLHWTDQPYKWHVNDGEEVFVVLDGQVQMRYREQGEEKQALLEVGDIFYASVGTEHVAHPQGAARILVIESEGSV, encoded by the coding sequence ATGAAGATTATCCGCAGCAAGTCGTTCACCGCCGAGCGTGCCTGGGGTGCGCTGGACATTGCCAACATGAACGGCATCACCACGCGCCTGCACTGGACTGATCAGCCTTACAAATGGCACGTCAACGATGGTGAGGAAGTGTTTGTGGTGCTCGATGGTCAGGTGCAGATGCGCTATCGCGAACAGGGTGAAGAAAAGCAGGCGCTGCTTGAGGTCGGGGACATCTTCTACGCCTCAGTCGGTACCGAGCACGTGGCGCATCCGCAGGGCGCGGCGCGGATTCTGGTGATCGAAAGCGAAGGCAGTGTTTGA
- a CDS encoding TDT family transporter, giving the protein MTCPNTAKPGIKPFSQLQHPREVIRQFTPNWFAATMGTGVLALALAQLPVAIPGLHAVAEGLWLFNILLFTLFTFAYAARWILFFDEARRIFGHSTVSMFFGTIPMGLATIINGFLLFGLPRWGEGVIHLAEVLWWLDVAMSLACGVLIPYMMFTRQEHSIDQMTAVWLLPVVAAEVAAASGGLLAPHLADAHAQLVVLTTSYVLWAFSLPVAFSILTILLLRMALHKLPHENMAASSWLALGPIGTGALGMLLLGADAPAIFAANGLPGIGEIAAGVGLVAGITLWGFGLWWMLMALLITARYLRDGIPFNLGWWGFTFPLGVYSLATLKLASTLNLGFFSVVGCMLVSLLAMMWLIVGKRTVQGAWRGELFVSPCIAGLKKYPEKFG; this is encoded by the coding sequence ATGACTTGCCCCAACACCGCCAAACCTGGCATCAAGCCGTTCAGCCAGCTTCAGCATCCGCGTGAAGTGATCCGTCAATTCACCCCGAACTGGTTCGCCGCGACCATGGGCACCGGCGTGCTGGCCCTGGCGCTGGCGCAATTACCGGTGGCGATTCCCGGGCTGCACGCGGTGGCCGAGGGTTTGTGGCTGTTCAACATTCTGTTGTTCACCTTGTTTACCTTCGCCTATGCCGCGCGCTGGATTTTATTCTTCGATGAAGCGCGGCGGATCTTCGGTCACTCCACTGTTTCGATGTTCTTCGGCACCATTCCCATGGGTTTGGCGACCATCATCAACGGCTTTCTGCTGTTCGGTCTGCCACGCTGGGGCGAGGGCGTAATTCATCTTGCCGAAGTGCTGTGGTGGCTCGACGTGGCGATGTCGCTGGCCTGCGGTGTGTTGATCCCTTACATGATGTTTACCCGCCAGGAACACAGCATCGACCAGATGACCGCGGTCTGGCTGTTGCCGGTGGTGGCGGCGGAAGTGGCGGCGGCCAGCGGCGGCTTGCTCGCTCCGCATCTGGCTGATGCCCACGCGCAACTGGTGGTGCTGACCACCAGCTACGTGCTCTGGGCATTTTCCCTGCCGGTGGCGTTCAGCATTCTGACTATCCTGTTGCTGCGCATGGCCCTGCATAAACTGCCTCACGAAAACATGGCCGCCTCAAGCTGGCTGGCCCTCGGCCCGATCGGTACTGGTGCGTTGGGCATGTTGCTGCTGGGCGCTGATGCACCGGCGATCTTCGCCGCCAACGGCCTGCCGGGCATCGGTGAAATCGCTGCTGGCGTGGGGCTGGTCGCCGGTATCACCCTGTGGGGCTTCGGCTTGTGGTGGATGTTGATGGCGCTGCTGATCACCGCGCGTTACCTGCGTGACGGCATCCCGTTCAACCTCGGCTGGTGGGGTTTTACCTTCCCGCTGGGCGTGTATTCGCTGGCGACCCTCAAGCTCGCCAGCACGCTGAACCTGGGTTTTTTCAGCGTGGTCGGCTGCATGCTGGTGAGCCTGCTGGCGATGATGTGGCTGATCGTCGGTAAACGCACCGTGCAAGGCGCGTGGCGCGGTGAGCTGTTTGTCTCACCTTGTATTGCAGGGTTGAAGAAATATCCTGAAAAGTTTGGGTAA
- a CDS encoding MFS transporter — protein sequence MSHPSQFNLLRTRRFLPFFITQSLGAFNDNVFKQSLILAILYRLTIEGDRSIWVNLCALLFILPFFLFSALAGQFGEKFAKDALIRLIKLAEIAIMAVGSIGFLFDHLSLMLVALFAMGTHSALFGPVKYSILPQALREDELVGGNGLVEMGTFLAILAGTIGAGIIMSSTHYAPLVSTAIVGIAVLGYLASRSIPRAAAASPEMRLNWNIFSQSWATLKLGLGQTPAVSRSIVGNSWFWFVGAIYLTQIPAYAKEWMHGDETVVTLILTVFSVGIALGSMLCEKLSGRKVEIGLVPFGSFGLTVFGLLLWWHSGGIPESVNGHSWTEVLGFAHTWAVLVDILGLGIFGGFYIVPLYALIQSRTAENERARVIAANNILNALFMVVSAIVSIVLLSVVKLSIPQLFLVVSLLNIGVNAYIFKIVPEFSMRFMIWLLSHSMYRVEHRNLEAIPDEGAALLVCNHVSFVDALLIGGAVRRPIRFVMYYKIYNLPVLNFIFRTAGTIPIAGRNEDIQIYEKAFTRIAQYLKDGELVCIFPEGKLTTDGEINEFKGGLTRILEETPVPVIPLALQGLWGSFFSRDPNKGLFKRLWSRVTLVAGSAVEVEAAQPAKLQGLVGALRGTVR from the coding sequence ATGAGTCACCCCTCACAGTTCAACCTGCTTCGCACTCGGCGCTTTCTGCCGTTTTTCATCACGCAGTCGCTGGGCGCGTTCAACGACAACGTGTTCAAGCAATCGCTGATCCTCGCCATTCTGTATCGGCTGACCATCGAAGGTGACCGTTCGATCTGGGTCAACCTGTGCGCGCTGCTGTTTATCCTGCCGTTCTTTCTGTTTTCGGCGTTGGCCGGGCAGTTCGGGGAAAAATTCGCCAAGGACGCGTTGATCCGTCTGATCAAACTCGCGGAAATCGCGATCATGGCCGTAGGATCGATCGGTTTCCTGTTCGATCACCTGTCGCTGATGCTGGTGGCGCTGTTTGCCATGGGCACGCATTCGGCGCTGTTCGGGCCGGTGAAGTATTCGATCCTGCCGCAGGCGTTGCGCGAGGATGAACTGGTCGGCGGCAACGGGCTGGTGGAGATGGGCACGTTCCTGGCGATCCTTGCCGGGACCATCGGCGCCGGCATCATCATGTCCTCGACGCACTACGCGCCGCTGGTTTCGACCGCGATTGTCGGGATTGCAGTGCTGGGATATCTCGCCAGTCGCAGCATTCCGCGCGCGGCGGCGGCATCGCCGGAAATGCGCCTGAACTGGAACATCTTCAGCCAGTCCTGGGCCACGCTGAAACTCGGTCTGGGCCAGACGCCTGCGGTGTCGCGTTCGATTGTCGGCAACTCGTGGTTCTGGTTTGTCGGGGCGATTTACCTGACGCAGATCCCGGCCTACGCCAAGGAATGGATGCACGGCGACGAAACCGTGGTGACGCTGATTCTCACGGTGTTTTCAGTAGGCATTGCGCTGGGTTCGATGCTTTGCGAGAAACTCTCCGGGCGCAAGGTCGAGATCGGTCTGGTGCCGTTCGGTTCGTTCGGCCTGACCGTGTTTGGCCTGCTGCTGTGGTGGCATTCCGGTGGAATCCCGGAAAGCGTCAACGGCCACAGCTGGACCGAAGTGCTGGGCTTTGCGCATACCTGGGCGGTGCTGGTCGACATTCTCGGCCTCGGCATTTTTGGCGGTTTCTATATCGTGCCGCTGTACGCGTTGATCCAGTCGCGCACCGCCGAGAACGAGCGGGCGCGGGTGATTGCCGCCAACAACATTCTCAACGCTCTGTTCATGGTGGTGTCGGCGATCGTTTCGATCGTGTTGCTGAGTGTGGTCAAACTGTCGATTCCGCAATTGTTCCTGGTGGTGTCGCTGCTGAACATCGGCGTCAACGCCTACATCTTCAAGATCGTCCCCGAGTTCAGCATGCGTTTCATGATCTGGCTGCTCAGCCATTCCATGTACCGCGTCGAGCACCGCAACCTCGAGGCGATCCCGGACGAGGGCGCGGCGCTGTTGGTGTGCAACCACGTGTCGTTCGTCGATGCGCTACTGATTGGCGGTGCGGTGCGTCGGCCGATTCGCTTTGTCATGTACTACAAAATCTACAACCTGCCGGTGCTGAACTTTATCTTCCGCACGGCGGGGACGATTCCGATTGCCGGACGCAACGAAGACATCCAGATCTACGAAAAAGCCTTCACCCGGATTGCCCAGTATCTGAAGGACGGTGAGCTGGTGTGCATCTTCCCGGAAGGCAAGTTGACCACTGACGGCGAGATCAATGAGTTCAAGGGCGGGCTGACGCGGATTCTCGAAGAAACGCCGGTGCCGGTGATTCCGCTGGCGTTGCAAGGGTTGTGGGGGAGTTTCTTCAGCCGCGATCCGAACAAGGGGCTGTTCAAGCGGTTGTGGTCGCGGGTGACGTTGGTGGCGGGTTCGGCGGTCGAGGTTGAGGCGGCGCAGCCGGCGAAATTGCAGGGGTTGGTGGGAGCGTTGCGCGGGACTGTCAGGTAG
- the sugE gene encoding quaternary ammonium compound efflux SMR transporter SugE, with the protein MSWIILFFAGLFEVGWAVGLKYTDGFTRPLPTVLTVAAMAISLGLLGLAMKELPLGTAYAIWTGVGAVGTVIAGIILFGESMALIRLASVALIITGLIGLKVSA; encoded by the coding sequence ATGTCCTGGATCATTCTGTTTTTCGCCGGCCTGTTCGAAGTCGGCTGGGCCGTCGGCCTGAAATACACCGACGGCTTCACCCGCCCGCTCCCCACCGTCCTGACCGTTGCGGCCATGGCCATCAGCCTTGGCCTGCTGGGTCTGGCAATGAAGGAATTGCCGCTGGGTACGGCTTATGCGATCTGGACCGGAGTCGGTGCCGTGGGCACGGTGATTGCCGGGATCATTCTGTTTGGCGAGTCGATGGCATTGATTCGGCTGGCCAGTGTGGCGTTGATCATTACCGGGTTGATTGGTCTCAAGGTCAGCGCTTAG
- a CDS encoding bile acid:sodium symporter family protein translates to MRALAALSRFVGNTFAYWVLIFAVIAFLQPAWFLGLKGAIVPLLGLVMFGMGLTLKLGDFAAVARHPWRVALGVVAHFVIMPGVAWLLCQIFHLPPEIAVGVILVGCCPSGTSSNVMTWLARGDLALSVAIAAVTTLLAPLLTPALIWLLASAWLPVSFMELFWSILQVVLLPIVLGVVAQRVLGDKVRHAVDVLPLVSVVSIVIIVTAVVAASQAKIAESGLLIMAVVMLHNSFGYLLGYFTGRLFKLPLAQRKSLALEVGMQNSGLGAALASAHFSPLAAVPSALFSVWHNISGALLSTYFRRMSEKEDREALAQQPAD, encoded by the coding sequence ATGCGCGCACTGGCTGCACTGAGCCGCTTTGTCGGCAACACTTTCGCTTACTGGGTTCTGATTTTCGCCGTGATCGCGTTCCTGCAACCGGCGTGGTTTCTCGGCCTCAAGGGCGCGATCGTGCCGCTGCTGGGGCTGGTGATGTTCGGCATGGGCCTGACCCTCAAACTCGGTGACTTCGCTGCCGTCGCCCGCCATCCGTGGCGCGTGGCTCTGGGCGTGGTCGCACATTTCGTGATCATGCCCGGCGTGGCGTGGTTGCTCTGCCAGATCTTCCACCTGCCGCCGGAAATCGCGGTCGGGGTGATTCTGGTCGGCTGCTGCCCAAGCGGCACCTCTTCCAACGTCATGACCTGGCTGGCCCGCGGCGATCTGGCGCTGTCGGTGGCGATTGCTGCCGTCACCACCCTCCTCGCCCCGTTGCTGACCCCGGCGCTGATCTGGCTGCTGGCTTCGGCGTGGTTGCCGGTTTCGTTCATGGAATTGTTCTGGTCGATTCTGCAAGTGGTGCTGCTGCCGATCGTGCTCGGCGTGGTCGCGCAACGCGTGCTCGGCGACAAGGTGCGCCACGCGGTGGACGTGTTGCCACTGGTGTCGGTGGTCAGCATCGTGATCATCGTCACCGCCGTGGTGGCCGCCAGTCAGGCGAAAATCGCCGAATCCGGTCTGCTGATCATGGCCGTGGTGATGCTGCACAACAGCTTCGGCTACTTGCTGGGTTACTTCACTGGACGCCTGTTCAAGTTGCCACTGGCGCAGCGCAAGTCGCTGGCGCTGGAAGTCGGCATGCAGAACTCGGGGTTGGGCGCGGCCTTGGCCAGTGCGCACTTCTCGCCGCTGGCCGCGGTGCCGAGCGCGTTGTTCAGCGTCTGGCACAACATTTCCGGGGCGTTGCTCTCGACGTACTTCCGGCGCATGAGCGAGAAAGAAGACCGTGAGGCGCTAGCGCAGCAGCCAGCCGACTGA
- the rdgC gene encoding recombination-associated protein RdgC: MWFKNLLIYRLTQDLPVDAEALETALATKLARPCASQELTTYGFVAPFGKGEDAPLVHVSGDFLLIAARKEERILPGSVVRDAVKEKVEEIEAEQMRKVYKKERDQIKDEIIQAFLPRAFIRRSSTFAAIAPKQGLILVNSASPKRAEDLLSTMREVLGTLPVRPLTVKTAPTAVMTEWVTTQQAAPDFFVLDECELRDTHEDGGIVRCKRQDLTSEEIQLHLSTGKVVTQLSLAWQDKLSFMLDDKMTVKRLKFEDLLQDQAEQDGGDEALGQLDASFTLMMLTFGDFLPALVEALGGEETPQGI; the protein is encoded by the coding sequence ATGTGGTTCAAAAACCTGCTTATCTATCGCCTGACCCAAGACCTGCCTGTCGATGCCGAGGCGCTGGAAACTGCACTGGCCACCAAACTGGCGCGTCCATGTGCAAGCCAGGAGTTGACCACCTACGGTTTCGTCGCGCCGTTCGGCAAAGGCGAAGATGCGCCACTGGTGCACGTCAGCGGTGACTTCCTGCTGATCGCTGCGCGTAAAGAAGAACGCATTCTGCCGGGCAGCGTCGTGCGCGATGCGGTCAAGGAGAAGGTCGAAGAGATCGAAGCCGAGCAGATGCGCAAGGTCTATAAGAAGGAACGCGATCAGATCAAGGATGAAATCATCCAGGCGTTCCTGCCGCGCGCCTTTATCCGTCGCTCGTCGACCTTCGCCGCCATCGCGCCGAAACAGGGCCTGATCCTGGTCAACTCGGCCAGCCCGAAACGTGCCGAAGACCTGCTTTCCACAATGCGTGAAGTGCTCGGCACCCTGCCCGTGCGTCCACTGACCGTGAAAACCGCACCGACGGCCGTGATGACCGAATGGGTCACCACCCAGCAAGCCGCCCCGGACTTCTTCGTACTGGACGAATGCGAGCTGCGCGATACCCACGAAGACGGCGGCATCGTGCGTTGCAAGCGTCAGGACCTGACCAGCGAAGAAATCCAGCTGCACCTGAGCACCGGTAAAGTCGTGACTCAGTTGTCGCTGGCCTGGCAGGACAAACTGTCGTTCATGCTCGATGACAAGATGACCGTCAAACGCCTGAAGTTCGAAGACCTGCTGCAGGATCAGGCGGAACAGGACGGTGGCGACGAGGCCCTAGGCCAACTGGACGCCAGCTTCACCCTGATGATGCTGACCTTCGGCGACTTCCTGCCGGCGCTGGTGGAAGCGTTGGGCGGTGAAGAGACTCCGCAGGGGATCTAA
- a CDS encoding catalase family protein: MRIDPYKRPSMFARVWMWLGRLLGKALLTLLIIGLLGWAIASAWFVWQHRGPVSAQEQVPAGEAAMTQDVIQTAVRIVDQHREGTRYLRDAHAKAHGCVKAEVTVLPELTPALRQGVFTEPGKTWQAMIRLSNGNAYPQFDSIRDARGMAIKLLDVPGKPLLGDRQQRREQNFVMFSHPNFFVSDVAEYRQNVAAQADGKKMMAFFPGWDPRNWQIRHLFIALATLAPPPNSPTATTYFSVSPYKFGEANVKFRVAPDPDNCPAYALPPQNHDLPNFLRSALNQQLSTDRVPACFVLQIQRQDANKYMPIEDTSIEWREQDSPFESVARITLPAQDFDTPALNLACDNLSFNPWFGIEAHRPIGGINRLRKAVYEAVSDYRHSRNAEQ, translated from the coding sequence ATGAGGATCGACCCGTATAAAAGACCGTCGATGTTCGCCCGCGTCTGGATGTGGCTGGGGCGCCTGCTGGGCAAAGCCCTACTGACATTGCTGATTATCGGCCTGCTGGGCTGGGCCATCGCGAGCGCATGGTTCGTCTGGCAACACAGAGGCCCGGTGTCAGCGCAGGAACAGGTTCCCGCCGGTGAAGCGGCGATGACCCAGGACGTGATCCAGACCGCCGTACGCATCGTCGATCAACACCGTGAAGGCACCCGTTATCTGCGCGACGCGCATGCCAAGGCCCATGGTTGCGTGAAAGCCGAAGTGACGGTGCTGCCGGAACTGACACCAGCGCTGCGCCAAGGTGTTTTCACCGAACCAGGCAAAACCTGGCAGGCGATGATTCGCCTGTCCAATGGCAACGCCTACCCGCAGTTCGACAGCATCCGCGATGCCCGGGGCATGGCAATCAAACTGCTCGATGTGCCCGGCAAACCATTGCTCGGCGACCGTCAGCAACGCCGCGAGCAAAACTTCGTGATGTTCAGCCACCCGAATTTCTTTGTCAGCGATGTCGCCGAGTATCGTCAGAATGTGGCGGCTCAGGCTGACGGCAAAAAGATGATGGCGTTCTTTCCTGGCTGGGATCCGCGCAACTGGCAGATCCGCCACCTGTTCATCGCCTTGGCGACCCTGGCGCCGCCACCGAACAGCCCGACGGCGACCACGTACTTTTCGGTATCGCCCTACAAATTCGGGGAGGCAAATGTGAAGTTTCGAGTCGCGCCGGATCCGGACAATTGCCCGGCGTATGCCCTGCCCCCACAAAACCACGACCTGCCGAATTTCCTGCGCAGCGCCTTGAACCAGCAACTGTCGACGGATCGGGTGCCAGCGTGTTTTGTGCTGCAGATTCAGCGCCAGGACGCGAACAAGTACATGCCAATCGAGGACACCAGCATCGAGTGGCGCGAGCAGGATTCACCGTTCGAAAGTGTGGCGCGAATCACCCTGCCTGCGCAGGACTTTGACACGCCGGCATTGAATCTGGCGTGCGACAACCTGTCGTTCAATCCGTGGTTTGGTATCGAGGCGCACCGACCGATTGGCGGGATCAACCGCTTGCGCAAAGCGGTGTATGAGGCGGTGAGCGATTATCGGCACAGTCGCAATGCCGAACAGTGA
- a CDS encoding di-heme-cytochrome C peroxidase: MRLLYRVLALIIVLLGLALAVILYYVANPKLPFYIPAQQVHYLQQWSEEERQTYYFTPQGTQVKGLRYEWFEALELPFSQQRFASPEYLARFGFLVDPQQKATSNNPGNLPVGFARHANPGGTEHYLDITCAACHTGELRFKGQAVRIDGGSAQHVLPSSVPTLRGGSFGQALVASLASTYYNPWKFERFAKNVLGDDYETRHEQLRKDFKQSLNTFLKVAWNDTHRGLYPTEEGPGRTDAFGRIANATFGDAISPANYRVANAPVDYPQLWDMWTFDWVQWNGSAQQPMARNIGEALGVGATLNFFDSNGQPLQGDARYASSVRVRDLHKIEETLQHLQPPAWPEDVLGAVDKPLAAKGRALFAENCAGCHVPRKTQEGERWVQHLHLLPVEVIGTDPNAATNIANHRFDLTPLQWDLKELEQMDVKLHPTPTEPLDLSQLSVAKGLAYVTAFVENRAYREAGVTPQEKPQLDGFGLPIGVREKVAYKARPLAGIWATAPFLHNGSVPSLYQLLSPQDERATTFYKGSFEYDPRHLGYRTEAFTNGFLFDTRISGNHNSGHEFRAGERGSGVIGRLLQPEERWALLEYLKVLGGPLEAQLP; the protein is encoded by the coding sequence TTGCGCCTCTTATACCGTGTGCTGGCACTGATCATTGTGCTGCTGGGACTGGCTCTGGCAGTGATTCTGTACTACGTCGCCAACCCGAAACTGCCCTTCTATATCCCGGCCCAACAGGTGCATTACCTGCAGCAGTGGAGCGAGGAGGAACGCCAGACCTACTACTTCACGCCGCAAGGCACACAGGTCAAAGGCCTGCGCTATGAATGGTTCGAGGCGCTGGAACTGCCCTTCTCTCAGCAGCGTTTCGCGTCCCCGGAATACCTCGCACGCTTCGGTTTTCTGGTTGATCCACAGCAGAAAGCCACGTCGAACAACCCCGGCAATCTGCCGGTCGGCTTCGCCCGCCACGCGAATCCCGGTGGCACCGAGCATTATCTCGATATCACCTGCGCCGCCTGCCACACCGGCGAATTGCGCTTCAAGGGCCAGGCCGTGCGAATTGACGGTGGTTCGGCGCAACATGTCTTGCCTTCCAGCGTTCCTACATTGCGCGGTGGCAGTTTCGGACAGGCATTGGTCGCGAGTCTGGCCTCGACTTACTACAACCCATGGAAATTCGAGCGTTTCGCCAAAAATGTTCTGGGCGATGACTACGAGACACGCCACGAGCAACTGCGCAAAGACTTCAAGCAATCGCTGAACACTTTCCTCAAAGTCGCCTGGAACGACACGCATCGCGGCCTCTACCCTACCGAAGAAGGCCCGGGCCGCACCGACGCATTCGGCCGCATCGCCAACGCCACCTTCGGCGACGCGATCTCCCCCGCTAACTACCGCGTGGCCAATGCACCGGTGGACTACCCGCAACTGTGGGACATGTGGACGTTCGACTGGGTGCAGTGGAACGGTTCGGCGCAGCAACCGATGGCGCGCAACATCGGGGAGGCACTGGGTGTCGGCGCCACGTTGAATTTCTTCGACAGCAATGGCCAGCCGCTGCAGGGCGATGCCCGTTACGCCTCCAGTGTCCGCGTGCGTGATCTGCACAAAATCGAAGAAACCCTGCAACACCTGCAACCACCCGCCTGGCCGGAAGATGTCTTGGGTGCGGTGGACAAACCACTGGCTGCCAAGGGCCGCGCGCTGTTTGCCGAGAACTGCGCCGGTTGCCACGTGCCGCGCAAGACCCAGGAGGGCGAACGCTGGGTGCAGCATTTGCACCTGCTGCCGGTGGAGGTAATCGGTACCGATCCGAATGCGGCGACCAACATAGCCAACCACCGTTTCGACCTGACGCCGCTGCAATGGGACCTGAAGGAGTTGGAGCAGATGGATGTGAAGTTGCATCCGACGCCCACCGAACCACTGGATTTGAGCCAGCTCTCGGTGGCCAAGGGCCTGGCCTACGTCACCGCGTTCGTCGAGAACCGCGCCTATCGCGAGGCCGGCGTCACCCCGCAGGAAAAACCCCAACTCGACGGCTTCGGACTGCCGATCGGCGTACGCGAAAAGGTCGCCTACAAGGCCAGGCCGTTGGCCGGTATCTGGGCCACCGCGCCGTTTCTGCACAACGGTTCAGTACCGAGCCTTTATCAACTGCTGTCACCGCAGGATGAGCGCGCCACGACGTTCTATAAAGGTTCGTTCGAATACGACCCGCGCCATCTGGGGTATCGCACCGAAGCCTTTACCAATGGTTTCCTGTTCGACACGCGGATTAGCGGCAACCACAACAGCGGTCATGAATTCCGCGCCGGCGAGCGCGGCAGTGGGGTCATCGGCCGACTGCTGCAACCAGAGGAGCGCTGGGCCTTGCTGGAATACCTGAAAGTACTGGGCGGACCACTGGAGGCGCAATTGCCATGA
- a CDS encoding FKBP-type peptidyl-prolyl cis-trans isomerase has translation MKQHRLAAAVALVSLVLAGCDSQTSVELKTPAQKASYGIGLNMGKSLAQEGMDDLDSKAVAQGIEDAVGKKEQKLKDEELVEAFAALQKRAEERMAKMSEESAAAGKKFLEENGKKPGVTTTASGLQYEVVKKADGPQPKPTDVVTVHYTGKLTNGTVFDSSVERGSPIDLPVSGVIPGWVEGLQLMHVGEKYKLYIPSDLAYGAQSPSPAIPANSVLVFDLELLAIKDPAKEDAAAK, from the coding sequence ATGAAACAGCATCGGTTGGCGGCGGCGGTAGCCCTGGTTAGCCTGGTCCTCGCGGGTTGTGATTCGCAGACCAGCGTAGAGCTGAAAACCCCGGCGCAAAAAGCTTCCTACGGTATCGGCCTGAACATGGGCAAGAGCCTTGCTCAGGAAGGCATGGATGATCTGGACTCCAAAGCGGTAGCCCAGGGCATCGAAGATGCCGTCGGCAAGAAAGAACAGAAGCTGAAAGACGAAGAACTGGTCGAAGCCTTCGCCGCGCTGCAAAAGCGTGCTGAAGAGCGCATGGCCAAGATGAGCGAAGAGTCGGCAGCCGCCGGCAAGAAATTCCTCGAAGAAAACGGCAAGAAGCCTGGTGTCACCACCACCGCTTCCGGTCTGCAGTACGAAGTGGTCAAGAAAGCCGACGGCCCACAGCCTAAGCCTACCGACGTAGTGACCGTTCACTACACCGGCAAGCTGACCAACGGCACCGTGTTCGACAGCTCTGTTGAACGTGGCAGCCCGATCGATCTGCCGGTCAGCGGTGTGATCCCGGGTTGGGTTGAAGGTCTGCAACTGATGCACGTTGGCGAGAAGTACAAACTGTACATCCCTAGCGATCTGGCTTACGGCGCGCAATCGCCAAGCCCGGCAATCCCGGCCAACTCGGTTCTGGTCTTCGACCTGGAACTGCTGGCCATCAAGGATCCAGCCAAAGAAGACGCCGCCGCCAAGTAA